The Vicia villosa cultivar HV-30 ecotype Madison, WI linkage group LG1, Vvil1.0, whole genome shotgun sequence genome includes a region encoding these proteins:
- the LOC131615783 gene encoding protein AGENET DOMAIN (AGD)-CONTAINING P1-like, with product MASNSKTRSSSPSAAVFKPGTLVEVSSDDDGFRGSWFTGQIVRRLVGDKFTVEYDNLMADEDGTKRLKESIRLRQLRPIPPKEFTREFKFGDEVDAYHNDGWWEGHVTGVLEDGRKTVYFRVSREQLEFSDEELRLHREWVDGGWIPPFPQQDDSEIKKKVRVKAAETVTGDNAGFKFKEGELVEVCSDEDGFKGAWFSATVVEPKGEGKFVIEYESLLDDDSKLLREEISLLQIRPCPPKTDDVDQFKFLDEVDAYYNDGWWVGVVSKVLGDSKYIVYFRNSNEELEFEHSQLRLHQDWVDNKWLMASKALKF from the exons ATGGCGTCCAACTCCAAAACACGCTCTTCCTCCCCCTCCGCAGCCGTCTTCAAACCTGGAACCTTAGTTGAAGTCAGCTCCGATGACGACGGATTTCGAGGTTCATGGTTTACCGGCCAGATCGTCCGTCGTCTCGTCGGTGACAAGTTCACGGTCGAGTATGATAACTTAATGGCGGATGAGGATGGCACAAAGCGCCTTAAAGAATCAATTAGGCTTCGCCAGCTCCGCCCAATTCCCCCTAAGGAGTTCACCCGGGAATTCAAATTCGGTGATGAAGTTGACGCCTATCACAACGATGGATGGTGGGAGGGTCACGTCACCGGAGTATTAGAGGATGGTAGAAAGACAGTGTACTTCAGAGTCTCGAGGGAGCAGCTGGAGTTTTCCGACGAGGAACTCAGGCTCCACCGTGAGTGGGTTGATGGAGGTTGGATCCCACCATTTCCACAACAG GATGATAGTGAAATCAAGAAAAAGGTTAGGGTGAAGGCTGCTGAAACTGTGACTGGAGACAATGCTGGTTTTAAGTTTAAGGAAGGGGAATTGGTTGAGGTATGCAGTGACGAAGATGGTTTCAAAGGGGCTTGGTTTAGTGCAACCGTTGTCGAGCCTAAGGGAGAAGGGAAGTTTGTTATTGAGTATGAGAGCCTGCTCGATGatgattcaaagcttttgagaGAGGAGATCAGTCTCCTGCAAATTAGGCCTTGTCCACcaaaaactgatgatgttgatcaGTTTAAGTTTCTTGATGAAGTTGATGCATATTACAATGACGGTTGGTGGGTTGGGGTTGTTTCTAAAGTTCTTGGGGACTCCAAATATATTGTTTATTTCAGGAACTCCAATGAAGAACTGGAGTTTGAACATTCCCAGTTGAGGCTACATCAGGACTGGGTGGATAACAAATGGTTAATGGCTTCTAAG